CAGCTTCCTGTCACCAGGATTGCGCTGGTGGTTTTGATACTCGCAATGATCGCATTTTATGCCAGCACATTTGACGCCATTACACTGGTGGTGGCGGGATACTCGGAAAAGGATCTGACGGGAGAGAAAGAACCACGCAAGAAACTGCGGGCGTTCTGGTCCTGTGTCTTTCTCCTGCTGCCGATCGCACTGCTGTTTTCGGAGAGTACGCTCTCCAACCTGCAGACGATATCCATCATTGCGGCGTTTCCGCTCGGAATCATCATGATTTTGATCGTATGGGGATTTTTCAGGGAGCTGAGAGGGCATTGGAAGATTCGTAAGGAAGATATGGAAAAATAAGCCGCATTTTTTTGCATCTGCCTTTGACTTGTGTTATAATAACGCTGATTATATGGAATTTTATTTGAGGGGATAAAATTTTCGGGACAGGAGTATATATAATTCAGGGTTATGGTACAAACTAGAAAAAAATACGGAAAATTGCTGAAAGCACTGTGTTTTCTGGCAGTCCTTTTTCTGTGCAGTGCGGTAGAATGCCGGGCGGATCTGAAATCCTCAGATGCCCTTCAGAATTCTGAGTGGACACTGCTTACAGAATATGAGATTGGGAATAACACGGCGAATCTTCAGGCTATGTGCAGTACGGACAAGTATGTGGTATGCCTGATCAATGCATCAAACGCGGCTCCGGAGCCGGATACCCTTGTGGCTTTTTATAAGGGAAGTACGGATGAGAACGGAAACGAGGTGCGCCCTTACAGCTATGCAAAATCTGTCACGGAGATGGATTATGAGCATGGGAATGGAATGGCGTATAATCCCTATACACGGGAACTTGTGATCGCAGGAGGAAGAAATCTGAGTCCTGAGAATAAAGGCTGTCTTTTTATCGTTGATGCGGACACGCTGAAATTCAAACGCAAGGTTAAAATTTCAGATGACTGGAATGTTCAGGCGATTGATTTCAGCCTCACTAATAATAATTATCTGATTCAAAAAAGCGGAGACGGCGGATTTGGGTTCGTCGAAGCTGATCTGGATTTTAATATTACCAATGAACTTGGCGACATGATCGATCTCGGTGGTGCAGGTACGTTTCAGGATCTGTGTGTCTGCGGAGATGATATCATCAGTATTCCGTATAACAAGAATACAAAATACAACGGGACGGTCCAGGTATACTCCAGAAAGGAGCAGCAGCTGCTGGGACAGTATCAGCTGTCGCTGGCGTCCGATTCAGAGATCGTGGAGGCTGAATCAATCTCGGAGTTATCACCGGGAAGTTTTGTGCTGGGCTGCGCCATCAGGAATCCCCGCAGGATCGCGCTGTATGGGGCGACGCTGCCCATGGCATATAATATAGAAACATCTATCGAAAACGGTACGATCACCGAATCGGCGGAGGGCATCGATCTTGGCAGCGATTACACGATAGAGTATCAGCCGATTGAAAATTATGAGGTAAAAGAGATCACGGTTGACGATCAGCCGGTGACGGTCAGGGAGTATAAAGAGTCCTATCTGTTTTCGAGTTTGACGAGGGACCACAGGATTAACGTCATCTGCACGGAAATTCCGAAGTTCGAAATTGAGACGGATGCTGTAAACGGAACGATTGATGAAAAACAGCTGATCTACCGCGATAAGGACGTCACAGTGGAGTTTGCGCCGGATGAGCATTATGAGATTGATAAACTGGTTGTCGACGGAAAAGATGCGGTGCCGGATAAAGATCAGACATCGGTTACGTTTAAAAAGATTAAGACTCCGCACAGCGTCTCTGTAACATTTAAAGAGATTCCTGCGTATATGGTGACGGCTGAGGCTAAAAACGGCACCGTTTCGAAGAAAGCGAGCCGTGTTTACAGCGATGAAAACTATACGGTTTCCTTTAAACCGGCAAAAGACTATGTATTGAAGAATATCTATGTGGATGGTGTGAAGGTAAAACACATCGTGAATGATGAAGAATTTACATTTGCAAATATCCAGAGACCGCATGATATTCAGGTGATTTATGTATGGAAATACACAGTCTTTCTGTGGGTGCTCTGTGCAGCACTTGCAGCTGTCGGAGCAAGCTATGTGGTTTTAAGTGTAAAACGATTCCAGAAGAAGAAAAAACGCAGGGCAGAGCTTGAGGTTCTCCGCATTGAGAACCGGGTCGAGTATCCGGAACCGGAAGAGGATCCAGAAGAATAGAGGACGGGAATATGACACTTTCTCAGATTGGCATGCTGATTTTACTCATGGGGATCGTCCCCATGATGCTCGGCATGCTGTATACCAAATTTGCAAGGGAAGAAAGGGATTCGCTGATCCTGAACTATTGTTCAGGAATCATTGTTATGATGGCTTTATGCGAGCTGCTGGCGGTTCCCATGATTTTTATGCACACGACATTGACGGTGATGCTCCGCATATACGGCGGAGTAATTGCCGTTTTGTGCGTGTTGTCGCTGATTCTGAACGTGACTTTTTATGGAAAGATGCTGGTATCATTCTTTAAACGGGCAGCAGCATTGCCGTGGCAGTCATGGGCCGCAGTCCTGATCATTGTGCTGCAGGCTGCCGTGCTCGCGGTGGGGCAGCATGTGGATGATGATGATTCTTTCTACGTGGGAGCTGCGGCAGCGGCGGTGGAGACGGATTCCATGTTTGAAGTGGATCCGTATACCGGGGAGACGTATGATGAGCTGCCGTCCCGTTATGTACTTTCTCCGTTTCCTGTTTTTGTAGCGGTCATCGGTGCGATTACCGGTGTACATGTAACGATTATCGCACATACCATCTTTCCGATTGTTTTCATTCCTTTTGCCTACATGATCTATGCGATGCTTGGCAGAAGGCTGTTCGGAGATAAAAAGGAGGCGGTGGGGTATTTTCTGATCCTGGCTGCTGCAGTTTATATCTTCTCCGGATATTCCGTGTATACGCAGGGAACGTTTCTGCTGATCCGTGTCTGGCAGGGAAAAGCCGTACTGGCAGGGGCGCTGCTTCCGGGGGTGTTCTATTACGGGCTTCGGGCCTATGGAAAGAATCATCATCCGCTGGACTATATCATGCTGGGGGCGCTGATGCTGGCCTGCTGCCTTGTCTCATCGATGGGAATCATGCTGGGGGCAGTGGTGCTCGGCCTGCTGGCGGTTGTCAGCGCCGTGAGATTCTGGAATGGAAAGATTATCTTATTCAGCTTTTTGTGTTGTATTCCGAATATCGTATATTCGGTAATCTATCTGATCATCAAATAATTACGGAGAATGAGCATGCAGAAAACATGGACGACAGTGCTGGAGATGTTTGAGAAATATACGAACGGCAGCTGGCACATTATTTTACTGGCGGTTGCACTGCTTTATCTGCTTCTGACCATAAAAAAGAAGAAAGAGAATGTAATTTTCATCGTGTTTTCCCTGTTGTTTACGGGATTGTATCTCTGCCCTTATACGGCAGATCTGATCATGAAGTATTTTATCGGACGGTCCGTTTACTGGAGAATGTTCTGGATCCTGCCGTCGGTTCTGATCATCGCCTATGCAGGCGCCCTGTTTTTATCCAGGTTCCGGTCAAAAGGGATACAGGCGGTTCTGCTGGCCGTTATGGTGACAGTTATCGGCGTTACGGGGACCTGTGTCTATTTTCAGGGACATTATACGGCAAAGACAGATCTCTATAAGCTTCCGTCACCTACGGTATCCGTCTGCAGGCTGATCAAAGCTGATGCCATGGAGCAGGGGATCAATGAGGTGCATGTTGTGGTGCCGAATAATCTTGTGTGTTATATCCGGCAGTATGACGCGTCGTTCTATATGCCGTACGGCAGGAACGCGTTCCGGCGTGAGGATTTGACGCAGACACAGGCAGGCATTTTCTCGCAGATGAGCAGTGATGAGGCTGATGCGGAAACGATCAACCACCTGCTTCGTGAGGAGGGGATCAATTATTTCGTATGGGACCGTACCGGACAGACCCGGGATGACTTTGAAGCGATGGGCTATGTGGCGGTAGGTGATGTCAAGGGACACCGTGTCTACCGTCTGAATCCGGAGGACTAAGGAGAAAGGAATATGGAAATGTCAGGATTGAAATCGGCGTTGTACCGAATGATTAAAAAAAATGCACTGCTGCGGCGCGCTGCAAGGACGGCAGGGAGAGCGGTATGGAATGCGGAATATAAGATGATCCGCGCACGTTGCAGGACGGATGAGAAGCTTTATGTGTTTGAATCTTATCAGGGAAGGCAGTATGCCTGCAGTCCGAGAGCAATCTATGAAGAGCTGCTGAAAAAGGAGGCCGGCGAGGGATACCGTTTCATCTGGGTATTCAGGGAACCGGAAAAGTATTCCTGGATTCTGGAAAATCCAAATACAACGATCGTGAAGCTGGGGACACGGGAATACTATGAGGCCTTTGCGCGGGCAAAATTCTGGATCGTCAATTCAAGGACACGGCACTGCCTTGTTCCGGGGAACGATCAGTGTTTTCTGCAGACGTGGCACGGAACGCCGCTGAAGAGGCTGGGGTGTGACATCATGGTGGAGGGGAACAATGTGCTCTCCTCTGCAGAGATAAAAAAGGACTATCAGAAAGAGGGCGGACGGGTGACGTATTTTTTGTCTCCCTCTTCTTTTTACACCGAAAAAATTGCGTCGGCATTTGGGCTTAGTGAGGAGGACAAACGCAGAAAGGTATTGGAGCTTGGGTATCCAAGGAACGATGAACTGTTTCAGCCGGATACTGCAAAAGAGGCTGAGATACGGAGGAGGCTGGGAATTCCGGGGGATAAGAAGGTGATCCTGTATGCCCCGACTTTCAGAGACGACCAGCACACACAGGACGGATGTGCATTTACCATGGGATTTGAACTGGAAAACTTTTGCCGGGAGCTGGGGGACGAGTATGTTATGCTGTTCCGCACCCATTATTTCGTTACGGAACAGGTGGACCTGAAGCC
The Ruminococcus gauvreauii genome window above contains:
- a CDS encoding InlB B-repeat-containing protein; its protein translation is MVQTRKKYGKLLKALCFLAVLFLCSAVECRADLKSSDALQNSEWTLLTEYEIGNNTANLQAMCSTDKYVVCLINASNAAPEPDTLVAFYKGSTDENGNEVRPYSYAKSVTEMDYEHGNGMAYNPYTRELVIAGGRNLSPENKGCLFIVDADTLKFKRKVKISDDWNVQAIDFSLTNNNYLIQKSGDGGFGFVEADLDFNITNELGDMIDLGGAGTFQDLCVCGDDIISIPYNKNTKYNGTVQVYSRKEQQLLGQYQLSLASDSEIVEAESISELSPGSFVLGCAIRNPRRIALYGATLPMAYNIETSIENGTITESAEGIDLGSDYTIEYQPIENYEVKEITVDDQPVTVREYKESYLFSSLTRDHRINVICTEIPKFEIETDAVNGTIDEKQLIYRDKDVTVEFAPDEHYEIDKLVVDGKDAVPDKDQTSVTFKKIKTPHSVSVTFKEIPAYMVTAEAKNGTVSKKASRVYSDENYTVSFKPAKDYVLKNIYVDGVKVKHIVNDEEFTFANIQRPHDIQVIYVWKYTVFLWVLCAALAAVGASYVVLSVKRFQKKKKRRAELEVLRIENRVEYPEPEEDPEE
- a CDS encoding DUF6077 domain-containing protein codes for the protein MTLSQIGMLILLMGIVPMMLGMLYTKFAREERDSLILNYCSGIIVMMALCELLAVPMIFMHTTLTVMLRIYGGVIAVLCVLSLILNVTFYGKMLVSFFKRAAALPWQSWAAVLIIVLQAAVLAVGQHVDDDDSFYVGAAAAAVETDSMFEVDPYTGETYDELPSRYVLSPFPVFVAVIGAITGVHVTIIAHTIFPIVFIPFAYMIYAMLGRRLFGDKKEAVGYFLILAAAVYIFSGYSVYTQGTFLLIRVWQGKAVLAGALLPGVFYYGLRAYGKNHHPLDYIMLGALMLACCLVSSMGIMLGAVVLGLLAVVSAVRFWNGKIILFSFLCCIPNIVYSVIYLIIK
- a CDS encoding CDP-glycerol glycerophosphotransferase family protein, producing the protein MEMSGLKSALYRMIKKNALLRRAARTAGRAVWNAEYKMIRARCRTDEKLYVFESYQGRQYACSPRAIYEELLKKEAGEGYRFIWVFREPEKYSWILENPNTTIVKLGTREYYEAFARAKFWIVNSRTRHCLVPGNDQCFLQTWHGTPLKRLGCDIMVEGNNVLSSAEIKKDYQKEGGRVTYFLSPSSFYTEKIASAFGLSEEDKRRKVLELGYPRNDELFQPDTAKEAEIRRRLGIPGDKKVILYAPTFRDDQHTQDGCAFTMGFELENFCRELGDEYVMLFRTHYFVTEQVDLKPWKGIVIDAARWDNINELYLVSDLLITDYSSVFFDYANLKRPVLFFMYDLEAYQKNIRDFYLDIRELPGDIVRTEEELYRAVRRAYSEFAYDERYQTFHEKFNYLDGPHTSRAVIDRLHALCGTGRRG